The following nucleotide sequence is from Melioribacteraceae bacterium 4301-Me.
ACAAACTAAAGTATTAACAAAAAATCCGTTTGCTATAGCTGTTAATTTTTCCAAAAACAAGATCGTGCAAGCAATTCTATAAGTCAAATCGAGTGTGTTTATAACAGGATAAGCCATATCTATAATTAAGCAGTAGATTTGTACACAATAACAATATATATATATGTACACGAAGAAAGTTTATAAGTGAAAACAAAATACAAACCAGATGTTGCGTAAATAAGCTACTTTTTTCTTCTATTAAAAGGATATTTTTTTGTTGAAATTTCTTTATCACTTTCTGACTTTTTAATTCTTTCCTCTGCTGAGACCGCAAACACAAACCTCCCCTTTAAAACACATCCTGTCCTGCCGGGAATGCAATCCTTTTTTAATCTAATACAATAGCCTTTTTCAGTATCTATGAACTGACACGAAAATGAACCCATACTTTTCCTTAATTGATTTAAAATCACTTCTTTAGCTTATGAATATAAACCATAGTCAATACTATGTAAAGTTTATTTTCTCTTCTACAAGTTACAATTTTTATTCTTTTTATAAATTATTTCGTGCGAATAAAATTAGTTATTACTCCTCAGTATTGCAGATTTTGTATTTTTAAAAAATAAAATAACAAATTAAGGAGGGAAAAATGGAATATACACATTTAGGCAGAACTGGATTAAAAGTAAGTCGACTTTGCTTAGGCACCATGAATTTTGGACCGTATACAAGTGAAAGCGATAGTTTTAGGATTATGAATCGTGCTTTAGAATTAGGAATAAACTTTTTTGATACAGCTAATGTTTACGGCGGAGAAAAGGGGGTTGGGGCAACCGAACAAATTATAGGCAAATGGTTATTAGAAGATAAAAGTAGACGCCATAAAATTGTACTTGCTACAAAAGTATATGGTAAAACGGGTGAAGGGCCAAATGACTCAAAACTATCAGCATATCACATACGAAAAGCATGTGAAGACAGTTTAAAGCGACTTCAAACAGATCATATTGACCTTTATCAAATGCACCATATTGATCGTGAAACCCCGTGGGAAGAAATTTTCCAAGCTATGGAACAACTTGTTAGAGAAGGAAAAATTATTTATGTGGGTAGCTCAAATTTTGCAGCTTGGAATTTAGCCGAAGCATTTTACAAAGCAAAGGAGAGAAATTTCCTTGGCATTGTTTCTGAGCAAAGTATTTACAACTTGAGAAATCGTAATATTGAACTCGAGGTGATACCTGCATGTAAAGCCTTTGGCATAGGTTTAATTCCTTGGAGCCCGTTAGGAGGAGGAATATTGTGCGGTGTGTTAAAAGAAATTAAGGAAGGCAGAAGAACAAGGGAACCATTACAAAAATCAGTTGAAAAATTACGCCCACAAATCGAGGCGTATGAAAAATTATGTAAAGAAATTGGGAACGAGCCTTCCAGTGTTGCACTTGCTTGGGTTTTAAGCAACCCAGTTGTTACAGCGCCAATTATAGGACCAAGAACACTTGAGCAGCTTGAAGAAAATGTAAAATCACTTGAACTAAAATTAAGTGATGATGTTCTAAAAAAATTAGATGAGATTTGGCCTGGTCCTGGCAATCAAGCTCCAGAAGCATATGCCTGGTAAAATAAAACTTCAAAAATCATAAAGACAAAAAAAATTGACACCACAGCTATTAATTGTTTAACAAAAATATTTATTAAGTGAAGCGAGGAAAAAATGGATTACGTTGAAAATCCAAAAGAATATTATCCACCTATGCATTCAGCTGAGCATATATTAAACGGTACAATGGATAAAATTTTTAAGTGCGGCAGAGCATTTAGTGCACACATAGAAAGAAAAAAGTCTAAATGTGATTATCGTTTCAACAGAAATTTAACTGAAGAGGAAAAATCTATTATTGAAGAAAAAGTCAATTCAGTCATTAAAGCTGATATGCCAATTTATGAAGAATTTATGGAAAGATCTGAAGCTGAAAAAATTTTTAACTTATCAAGATTGCCGGATTCAGCTGGCGAAACTCTTCGAATAATAAAAATTGGTAATTACGATGCTTGTCCATGTAGTGGCAAACATGTCCATTCAACAAAAGAAATAGGCAGTTTTAAAATAATATCGACAAGCTATGAAAATGGGGTTTTAAGAATTCGTTTTAAAATAGGAGAAAAATGAAAACCCCGTACAAACAAATTTCACTAAAGAATAAAGAAACTTGCCCAGTGGACTTAAGGTTATAATTTACAACTAATTTCTTTGCTTTGAGTTAACTTTCGACTGTTATCATTAAGAGCATTATAACAGTTTAATAATTTTTAGAAATTTTGTTCTTATAAAAGATTAAAGGTAACGGTTAAACCCGCCATAACTATAGCTACCATACTCATAAGTTTAATTAATATATTCAAGCTGGGTCCAGAAGTATCTTTAAATGGGTCGCCTACAGTATCACCAATAATAGTAGCTTTATGGCTTTCCGAGCCTTTACCGCCGAAGAAGCCTTCCTCGACATATTTTTTAGCGTTATCCCATGCCCCGCCCGAATTAGCCATAAAAATTGCGAGTACAAATCCAGCACCCAAGCCGCCGACTAATAAACCCATTACAGCAGCTACTCCCAAAAGTATTCCTATTATAATAGGTGTTAAAATTGCAATAAGCGAGGGTAATATCATTTCAGATTGAGCGCCTTTAGTAGAAATTTCAACGCACTTTGCATAATCAGGTTCAGCTTTTCCTTCTAAGATGCCTTCTATTTCTCTAAATTGACGGCGCACCTCGTCAACCATCTTTGCAGCTGCTCTTCCAACTGCATTCATAGTAAGTCCACAAAAAATAAAAGCCATCATAGAACCGATAAAAATTCCTATCAGCACTTTCGGGTTCATCAAATTCACTTGATAGTAATTCATAAAGTCGTACAGCTTAGCATTTTTAACTTCTAAAGACACACCATCAGCAAGTTTAATAACAGTTTGACCAATTCTTAGCAATGCAATTTTAATCTCTTCCACATAAGAAGCTAATAAAGCTAAAGCTGTTAAAGCAGCAGATCCAATTGCAAATCCCTTGCCTGTTGCGGCAGTGGTATTACCCAATGAATCGAGCGCGTCCGTTCTTCTTCTAACTTCTTTACCTAAACCACTCATTTCAGCATTGCCTCCCGCGTTATCTGCAATTGGTCCATAAGCATCTGTTGCAAGAGTTATTCCCAAAGTAGAAAGCATTCCAACTGCTGCAATACCAATTCCGTATAACCCCATTCCCATGTTATTTAAATTAAAGCCCGCCGCAAACAGAAAGGCCAAAATAATTCCAACAGTAACAGCAAGAACAGGTATTGCTGTGGATATCATTCCTACTCCAAGTCCCGAAATTATTACAGTAGCAGGACCAGTCTTAGCATTTTGAGCGATAAACTGAGTTGGTCTATAAGACTGGGAGGTAAAGTATTCAGTTGCTTTACCAATAACAATGCCTGTTAACAAACCGACAACAATTGCTGCCCAAATACCCCACGCATTATCGAATCCCAATAAGTTAACAATAACAGCTGAAAAAATAATTATAAGGACAGAACTTAAATTTATTCCACGCGAAAGAGCTTTAAGCAAATCTTTTTGAGTAGCTTCTTCTTTTGTTCTAACGAAAAATATTCCCAGTATTGATAAAGCAATACCAATAGCAGCAATCAACATTGGAGCAATAACAGCCTTAAATTGAAGGTCTGGAGTATCAACAAAAGCTGAGGCACCGAGTGCCGAAGTAGCTAAAATTGAGCCACAATATGATTCGTAAAGGTCGGCACCCATTCCCGCAACATCACCGACATTA
It contains:
- a CDS encoding sodium-translocating pyrophosphatase, with amino-acid sequence MFSSLFFIVPLASITALTFAWIFFKQIMKEDEGTEKMKSIALYVRKGAMAYLKQQYKVVGMFFIGITVIFSILAYGFGIQNRWVPFAFLTGGFFSGLAGFFGMKTATYASARTANAAKDSLNRGLKVAFRSGAVMGLVVVGLGLLDISIWFIILNLFYPSSLTNGQNLVIITTTMLTFGMGASTQALFARVGGGIFTKAADVGADLVGKVERGIPEDDPRNPATIADNVGDNVGDVAGMGADLYESYCGSILATSALGASAFVDTPDLQFKAVIAPMLIAAIGIALSILGIFFVRTKEEATQKDLLKALSRGINLSSVLIIIFSAVIVNLLGFDNAWGIWAAIVVGLLTGIVIGKATEYFTSQSYRPTQFIAQNAKTGPATVIISGLGVGMISTAIPVLAVTVGIILAFLFAAGFNLNNMGMGLYGIGIAAVGMLSTLGITLATDAYGPIADNAGGNAEMSGLGKEVRRRTDALDSLGNTTAATGKGFAIGSAALTALALLASYVEEIKIALLRIGQTVIKLADGVSLEVKNAKLYDFMNYYQVNLMNPKVLIGIFIGSMMAFIFCGLTMNAVGRAAAKMVDEVRRQFREIEGILEGKAEPDYAKCVEISTKGAQSEMILPSLIAILTPIIIGILLGVAAVMGLLVGGLGAGFVLAIFMANSGGAWDNAKKYVEEGFFGGKGSESHKATIIGDTVGDPFKDTSGPSLNILIKLMSMVAIVMAGLTVTFNLL
- a CDS encoding aldo/keto reductase; its protein translation is MEYTHLGRTGLKVSRLCLGTMNFGPYTSESDSFRIMNRALELGINFFDTANVYGGEKGVGATEQIIGKWLLEDKSRRHKIVLATKVYGKTGEGPNDSKLSAYHIRKACEDSLKRLQTDHIDLYQMHHIDRETPWEEIFQAMEQLVREGKIIYVGSSNFAAWNLAEAFYKAKERNFLGIVSEQSIYNLRNRNIELEVIPACKAFGIGLIPWSPLGGGILCGVLKEIKEGRRTREPLQKSVEKLRPQIEAYEKLCKEIGNEPSSVALAWVLSNPVVTAPIIGPRTLEQLEENVKSLELKLSDDVLKKLDEIWPGPGNQAPEAYAW